The DNA sequence GGATCAAAGCCGATTGTGGAATCGCCAAAACACTACTCAAGGGGGGCGCGGTAAGCACAACGTTGGCATACATGTTTGGCTTCAACCGCCCGTCAGGATTGGAGAATCTCAGACGCACCGGTACAGTGCGTGTTGAAGGGTCGACGGTCGGGTAAACATAGCCAATTTCTCCCTCCCACTTTTCCCCCGGAAAGGCCGGAAGTGTCATACTGGATCTCTGACCAGGGGCAAGCCAATCGACTTCGGTTTCAAATACATCTGCAAGAACCCAAATCTCTGCGAGGTCCGCCAAGCTCATTATCGTATTCATCGGTTGAACAAACATGCCTTCGCGTACATTGAGAGACATTACGACGCCGGACTGGGGAGCATAAACGCTTACAAGCTGCATCACCTCGCGCGATGAACGCAACCGTGCAACCTGGCCATCGCTCATGCCCAGCGCTGTCAAGCGGTCTCGAGCAGCAGCCACCAGCAATCGGTTGCTTAAACCCAAGGTCTGCAGATATTCTGATTGCGCTGCCACAAGGCTTGGTGAGTAAATCTGAAACAACAGATCTCCTTCAGAAACAGACTCTCCTTCCGCCTTTACAGCTAATTTCTCAATCCAGCCTTCGGACCGTATGTGGACGTCTGATCGCCGCTCCTCGTCGGCCATAACATTGCCAACAGTCCTGATAGTCCGCGATAGGTCTGTTCGGATAACCAGCTCTGTGCGTATGCCAATATTGTTGACGACAGATGGATTGATTTTAAGGGATGGGCTGTTGTCATCAACGCCCTTGTTGGCGTCGACATAGACCGGTATCAGGTCCATGCCCATAGGCGACTTGCCTGGCGTATCGCTCCGGAAATTGGGATCCATTGGCGCCACCCAATAGGCAACTGCGGGTTCTGCTACATCAGTTTCTGCCGATGACGTGGATCCGCCATCCTGTGTAAAACGCGCAGCGAAGAACCCTATAGCTGCTGCGGCAAACAACAGGAGGGCTAAAGTCACTACCGATCTCTGGTTCATTGAATATCTCCCACAAGGTAGTCGAGCCGCGCCCAGGCTTTCCCTCGTTCCGTAAGTAATTTCACACGT is a window from the Rhodobiaceae bacterium genome containing:
- the cusB gene encoding cation efflux system protein CusB: MNQRSVVTLALLLFAAAAIGFFAARFTQDGGSTSSAETDVAEPAVAYWVAPMDPNFRSDTPGKSPMGMDLIPVYVDANKGVDDNSPSLKINPSVVNNIGIRTELVIRTDLSRTIRTVGNVMADEERRSDVHIRSEGWIEKLAVKAEGESVSEGDLLFQIYSPSLVAAQSEYLQTLGLSNRLLVAAARDRLTALGMSDGQVARLRSSREVMQLVSVYAPQSGVVMSLNVREGMFVQPMNTIMSLADLAEIWVLADVFETEVDWLAPGQRSSMTLPAFPGEKWEGEIGYVYPTVDPSTRTVPVRLRFSNPDGRLKPNMYANVVLTAPPLSSVLAIPQSALIRSSAGDRVVLALGEGRFRPASVLAGIETDGQVQIVSGLEAGERVVTSGQFLIDSEASLDAGLLRLTTSDMLGADQ